The genome window AAGTTCGCAAGAACTTTGCTCGGGGTATCGAGCGGGAGAGAGGGCACAAGGTTCTCCATTTTCGGGAGGCGTTTCACGGACGTACCGGCTACACGCTTTCGATGACCAACACCGCGGACATCCGCAAGATCAAGTATTTCCCGAAGTTCGATTGGCCCCGGATCGTGAACCCCAAGCTTCGTTTTCCCGTCGAGAGCCACCTCGCGGAAGTCCTGGACGCGGAGCGCGAGGCGGTGGCGCAGATCGAGCAAGCCCTCGTCGACAACCGCGATGACATCGCGGCCCTGGTCATCGAGCCCATCCAGGGCGAAGGGGGAGACAACCACTTTCGCGCCGAATTCTTCCAGAAGCTGCGCGAGCTCGCCGACGAGCACGAGTTCCTCTTCATCGTCGACGAGGTGCAGACCGGGGTCGGTCTCACCGGGAAGATGTGGGCCTACCAGCACTTCGGATTCACTCCCGACATTCTCGCGTTCGGCAAGAAGACCCAGGTCTGCGGCATACTGGTGGGCTCGCGCGTGGACGAAGTGGAGAACAACGTCTTCGCGGAGTCGGCCCGCATCAACTCCACCTGGGGCGGCAACCTCGTGGATATGGTTCGTTTCGCCCGATACCTCGAGATCATCGACGAGGAGCGTCTCGTGGATAACGCGAGGGAGGTCGGGGAGTATTTGCTCGGCGAGATCGAGAAAATCCAGGACGAGCGAGCTGGACAGGTTTCCAACACGCGTGGTCGCGGCCTCATGTGTGCGTTCGACCTTCCCGACACGGAGACGCGAGACCGTTTCCGCGCCCTCGCGTTCGAGCAGGGCATGATCGTCCTGGGGTGCGGTCGGCAGTCGATCCGATTCCGGCCCACGCTCAGCGCGAGCCGCGACGACGTCGATCGGGGCATGGAGATCGTGCGGCGCATCCTCTCGAAGCTTGCGTAGACGGAGAGGGGTTCCTTAGAATAAACGAACAACCCGTTGAATCGAGAATATCCGACGAAAGGCGAGGCATGGACCTTCAAAGTCAAATCAGGGTTTACAACGAGGCGCTCGGCGTCAAAGGCGCCAAGGGAAAGCTGCTGCAGATCCACGCGACCGGGTACTACGAGATCGCCCTCGAGGTAAAGGAACGTTATTTCCAGGCGCTCGTGCCCATCAACAGCACGGTACTCCTGTCGGCGGAGCCCGTGGTCGAGACGGAGACGATTCCCGTCGAGCGCTACTGACTCAGACGTTCCAGTACCGACAACGTCACCCCGGCTGCAAGCGGCACCGTGAGGTTGTCGCTTCCGTAAGGCGATGCGGCTTCGACCGATGCCGCCACCGTCCCCGCGAACAAGGCGAAAGCCACCGATCGGTGCGTGTCCACCCCGCCCAGGAACACCAGCAGCAGCGCCATCGATATGCTCGCTACCAGGAACAGCGCAAAGGTTCCTTCCATCGTCCGGGCATGGCCCAAGACCCGGTACTTGCGGGTTCCGAAGCGCCGTCCAACCAGAGCCGCGCTCGTGTCGCCCAAGGCCATGGCGGCGATCCCGCAGAGCGCGGGTACGGGCTCGAAGAAGCGGAGAAGCAGCGCACAGGAAAGGGGGAAGAGAACCGAGCCCAGGCCCGGGCCAACGTCTTCGATCGCGGCGACGAGCTCCAGGCGAAAGGAGGCGTAAGTGACCGCAGCGAGAATCAGGAACGGAGCGGCGCGAGCGGTCGGGTCCGGGGTGAGGAAGACGAGCGGGGCCGACCAAGCGCCCGCAAGAACGAAGAAGGCCTTTCTCGTGATATCGGCGGGGACTCCGAGCCTCCGTCTCGCCGTCTCGACGACGGCGAGAGAGAAGGCGAAATACAGAATGCTCAAGGCGTTCGACATGTGCGCGCGGCTATCGCGAGGCTATAATGGGTGGCCATGCGACGAGTGACATTCTTCGTCGGGAATCTTATCGTCGTCTCGGCTCTGGCCCGCGCCGAAATCGTTTACCTCGCCAACGGCGACGTCATCCACGGCACTCTCGTGGCCGCCAACAATACCGAAGTCACCTTGAAGACGCCATATGGCGAGCTCGTCATTCCCAAAGAGGTCATCGAGCGCATCGATTACCAGAGCGCTGAGTCGCCTTCGGAGCCGGGCGAGAGCCCGACGCCGAGTGTGGCCGCCGATCGCCTGCCTCCCGTGGGCGGTCGAGCGGAAATCGTGCTTCGCATCACCGGCCGCTCGTTCTGGTATGCATTCGAATCGCCGTCCGACCGGCCCGCCGATACCCGGATCCGATTGAAGGTTTACGCGGGCAATGCGCGAGCCTGCACCTTCGTCGATGAGAAGGCGGACACCTTCGATGGGAATACCCTGTACAACTCCTTTACTTTCGCGCCCGAGGACGCGGTACTCGAGGAGACGCTCGATGGCTACGCCTGCAGCGTCGACAAGACCGCCGAAGACACGATCAATCTGACCCTGGTGGTTCCACCGGACAATGCTGCCTCCGGGCGCCAGCTCGTGAGAATGGTCTACGAGTTCAACAGCGGTGACCGGGGAGCGCCTTTGTGGACCGACCTCGTGTCCCGCTCGTTCTCGGTGGAAGTCGCTCCATCGCGTCAGACGCTGGTTTTTCTCGAGCAGAACGTCGACGCGCTCGAATATTCAGGGCTTTTCAAGAAACGGATGAAAAACGTGGAGCTGTTCCAGCTCAACGTGGTATCGACGGAGCTCAAGGACTGAGCTCGAGCTTCTTCCGGGCTCTGCCCGTTGCCCTCGCCGCCAGCGGTCCGGCAGCCTGTGAGGAGCCGGACGCAAGCGGAGAAACCCAGCAGGTACACCGGAACGTTGCTCCGTACGCCGGCACCCTGGCCTTTCAATCGGATCGGGCCGGGAATTGGGACATTTATCGAATCGACGCCGATGGAACGAACCTTCGCTCGCTGACCCAGCACCCCGCCGCCGATCAGAATCCCGCCTGGTCGCCCGACGGCGGCTCGATCGTCTTCTCTTCGGAGCGCACCGGAGCGGGCGATATCTACATCATGGATGCGGACGGCGGCAACGTGACGAGATTGACCTTTCACGAAGCGTACGAGGGAGCCCCTCGATTCAGCCCCGATGGGCGCCGCATCGTCTTCGAAGGCGAGCGCGACGGTCTGGCTCAGATCTACGTCCTCGATCGGGAAAGCAGAGATGTGCAGAGGTTTACCCGCACGAGAAGCCGAAAGCTGGGGCCGGCCTTTTCTCCCGACACCGAGTGGCTCGCGTACATGGAGAAGGGTCTCCTTTTTTGGCACGTCACCGTCTCGCGGGTGTCGAGCGGTGACGGAAGCGTCGTCACCGAAGGGAGTGGAAGCTGTCGTCCCGCCTGGTCCCCGGATGGGAGCCTGCTCGCCTACGTGAGCACGCGCGATTCACCCAAGGCCGACGTCTGGCTTCGAGAGATGGCGGGGCGCCGCGCGGGCGAGGCCTGGAGAGTCCCGAGCCGTCCCGATGCGCACAATTACGATCCCGCCTTCTCACCCGACGGTGGGGCACTCGCCATCGCTTCCACGTCCGAGCGAGGTCGCGCGGAGCAGTGGGATCTCTATCTCGTCGATCTGAACGGAAGGAATCTCGTGCGACTCACCGGCGAAGAGGGGAACGAACGTTTCCCCACCTGGCGGCCTGGACCGGAGAAGCCGTGACCGATGCGAAGGCGTTCGAGCTCTATCTCGTCCGCCACGGAGTGACGGACTGGAACGAGGACGGCCGCCTCATGGGCCGAAGCGACATCGGTCTGAATGCGCGCGGAAGAGCTCAAGCCGACCGGGCAGCGGAAGCCCTGGTCTCCCGATCCATTGAAGCCGTCTACTCGAGCCCGCAGCCGCGCGCCCGCCAGACGGC of Vicinamibacteria bacterium contains these proteins:
- the lat gene encoding L-lysine 6-transaminase; the protein is MLTMNPADVRAALSEHMLVDGLDLVFDLEKSQGSYLYDSTSGRRFLDFFSFFATQPVGVNHPRMREPEFMKKMAGVAIHNPSNSDIYTVEMAEFVETFARVAIPAELSHLFLVAGGSVAVENALKTAFDWKVRKNFARGIERERGHKVLHFREAFHGRTGYTLSMTNTADIRKIKYFPKFDWPRIVNPKLRFPVESHLAEVLDAEREAVAQIEQALVDNRDDIAALVIEPIQGEGGDNHFRAEFFQKLRELADEHEFLFIVDEVQTGVGLTGKMWAYQHFGFTPDILAFGKKTQVCGILVGSRVDEVENNVFAESARINSTWGGNLVDMVRFARYLEIIDEERLVDNAREVGEYLLGEIEKIQDERAGQVSNTRGRGLMCAFDLPDTETRDRFRALAFEQGMIVLGCGRQSIRFRPTLSASRDDVDRGMEIVRRILSKLA